A single region of the Thermodesulfobacteriota bacterium genome encodes:
- the gspM gene encoding type II secretion system protein GspM, producing MDLETLKQKYRELIEKAREKIYTLTSTQRDRRALLIGGSAIVIIVLYLIFHSYTSGTANLERRYAQLENELTEVKMLKAEYLDSKKQIAELSSKIKKENEALISVVEKILLKENLDRQNFSIRDVNTRSNSEEDFYEEKSVDVELSKISLETLVDILYTLQNRPSLKVGNLNITTKFDKANSMKVKLRVSTYEFKQVS from the coding sequence ATGGATTTAGAAACATTAAAACAAAAGTATAGAGAGTTGATAGAGAAGGCCAGGGAGAAAATCTACACCCTTACTTCAACTCAGAGGGACAGAAGAGCTCTTCTCATAGGCGGATCGGCTATAGTTATCATTGTGCTTTATCTCATATTTCATTCCTATACTTCAGGGACTGCAAATTTAGAGAGACGCTATGCGCAGCTTGAAAATGAGCTTACAGAGGTGAAGATGTTAAAGGCTGAGTACCTAGATTCGAAAAAGCAGATTGCTGAGCTGTCTAGCAAAATCAAGAAGGAAAATGAGGCATTAATATCTGTGGTTGAAAAAATCTTGTTAAAAGAAAATCTGGATAGACAGAATTTTTCAATCAGAGATGTTAACACAAGGTCAAATTCTGAAGAAGATTTTTATGAGGAAAAGAGCGTTGATGTGGAACTGAGTAAAATATCACTCGAAACGCTTGTCGATATTCTATATACGCTTCAAAACAGACCGTCTCTTAAGGTTGGGAACTTGAATATAACGACAAAATTTGATAAAGCTAATTCTATGAAGGTAAAGCTAAGGGTTTCTACGTATGAGTTTAAACAGGTGAGTTAA